TGccgaaaattttcattcatgaaatatttcatacacggaAGTTTTTTCTCCTACACAGGAGGACAGGAGGATCCCCTGAAAACGGGATTATTGTACTCCCGTCAGGAGGTTCACATGTATGAATGTTGTCACTTAACAACGGAAATGcagtcaaggacaatggacatttGACAGACAGAAACTTCATAAAATAAAGCATCTTAATACAAAGTATAAAGGAtacaggtcttctaccttctgaaatatgaagcttttaagaagtttttTTATGCCACCTTTTTTTAAGTCATATGCTCAACAAAACTGCTTACTTACTAAAACACTACATTATCAAGCTGCAAATATTAAGTCTTTTCCTTCCATAAAagaaaaattttatgaaaactttCCTTGCATAATGAGTGTtgatgtgtccccagtacatgaATGCCCCACTAGCaccatcattttctatgttcagtggtcTGTGAAAGTGGTGTAAAAAACCTCTAACTTTGCATTAAAATTTgtaagatcatatcataggaaacatgtgttctaagtttcaagttaattggacttcatcagaaactttaacctgaagcaggacagacagatggacgaaCAAACAGACGCACTGACGAATGGACAGATGCACAGACCAGTaaactattgtaggtggggcatcaAAATTGCTACTTGGTACAAAACAACACTATCAATAATTAGATCTAATCGTAAGTCATTCCCTTTCTCTGTagacaataaaaaaagtgtTGTATGTAAAATTAGTGTAAACTATCatgtcaggggtactacttaaACAAATGATTTCATGGTCACCTATTCCAGTGATTTTTCATAATCAGTTATCACTTATTAAAGTGATATTGGTGTCTCCTTTGATCTACAATTcctaatttcattatttttacatattgttactattttaagtaacttttttataatttttctacaTTGATCAGTAATCCCTTTATCTTTGGGCATCCATTTCACCAGTGCGCTTGGGCAGTAAGTAAGTGCGctaaagattttaaaagaaCCCTTTGAAATTGTATTGTAATCAAATATTCATTAACAACTCTTACTATCAGACAAAGGTCAACAATATTAGGTAACCTGATTGGTTTTATTTAGAGCAAGAAAGACAAATTCTGCATGTACATGATAGTTTTTCAATGGAATTCTTGTATTTTTACCAATTAAAAAATCAAGCTTGtggtaaaaatatcaaaaaaatgtttaaaaactttatattgaaatgattaaattacttgtttaaatgtttttaaaaagtctgtgaaattttttatttcacagccAAAATCACTAAAAGAAGTGATTCTGAAATCACTTGtccaagtagtacccctgactgactAGTGGCTACTTAGCAGATGTAATAAACTATTCTTAATTTTCTGACACAgataaatgtggtcaaagaacttaaatatttgaatttggacATTTACTCTTTCTGGTCCAATATCTAAAGCATAAAAAGATGGTTAGCAAATGGTCAAGACTCAGCATATCACATAACCACAAGGTTTCAATTTAATATGAATCacacaaaactttaattttggaccctttggacctcaaagtggaccaatttgataacaggtcaaaatctagaatcTTAATACATGGACTTGCTTGGGCCATGAGACAATATTGGACTGACATCACAAGGAAGTTTATAAGGCTTATAACTGGTATATTTTAAAATcctttttcataaaatacaaacagttactgtaaaagcagaaattttcgtagaggatttaattttgttttttccttGAAAGAATATATCCTTTGAAATTAAACGAAAAGTTATCCTAAATGCAATATCACTTCCATTTACTGGAaaccacgaaaataaatcccAATCAAATCTTATAAAgagacaaaaccatgaaatttaaCCCCACAAAAAATACTGTTTCTACAGTATATAAGTCTTTTacaccatgaaaataaggttaaACTCAAGACGTCCCTCGGCAGACAGGCATTACGATGAATGTAAAAAATGCACTTAGATGCAGCATCTAagatataataaaaatcaataatactGTAAACACACAAAATTACACATtctgattaaaattaaaataaattcaaaactgatctgtattttatgaaaataagcattgtgtaaaTGTTTCACAGAATTTGGCcaaggcaaactaaagttagagaatgaaaaagaaaaattcagcattttttcagtttgttaagggcataactctagaactgTGTAAGTGATgccatcaaaattcaaatttgatgtgttttgtgaaaataagcattttgtataatttacataaaatttgatttaggCATACTAAatttagagaacagaaaccaactTTGGAAAGTACATTCAGACAGATGGATGTGCATACGGCAGACAAGAGAAAAACttaatggggcataaaaatgtatgaaaatctTTCTTTACATTTTATTCTGTTCATTTGATAACAAGCTGCCATATTCAACAAATATTACAACAATGATGTAAAAAGATCCTGCAGAACAATGTTTTGACCACTGGTCAAGATCTTACATTGTACATGAGATAGACACAATGATATCTGATATCTGTCTCTTTGATCACCAGACCAGTTCATCCTTGAACTGCCTTTACAAAGTCCTCTATTACTCCTAGTATGACTATAATAAATCCTTCAGTCACTTGGGAAACCAAATACTCTGACAGTCCCCACATCCCTGTCTCTGTCTCGTTGATCTCTCTCGTACTTATCATCACAAGCATAGGCCAATAAATATCTCTTAGGATGCCATGCTACAGTAAAGGTAGGAGTCTCACATGTCACCTCTGTAACCTTCTCACCTTCAATTAAAAGGTGTTGtgattttagaatttttaatatatcataCCTTCAATCAAAGTTTTTGTGATCACTAAATGGTAAAGATTGCTTTCATTACATAAAATGAACTGGAGTTGTCTtccttatttcatattttttgttgaacTGGCACAACtggatgtacttttttttaaattgtatggTTGTACACATGTTTTTAGTACATGAAAATCTGAGTTAAGAAATTGTTCACCATTTATCGAAAGAGGATGTTGAGGGTATTTGGATTCATTGCACTTCAACTTGTGAAAAACTTACTATTTTTTTGTAAGTAGGTTTCATCAAATTAAAGTACTTATGTGTGGAAAACAAAACCTGGCTTGGTTTAATTCTTAATCaacaccattgtcctatattataGAAAGTTTAATTcgttgatttgttttttttataccatgTCAGCTAACAAACAGGATCTTGTTATTATAGTAGTTATGttggaaaaatatatatatacatatatgcaaAATTGTCTCCCCTGTCtatcatgtttttgttaaaaattacaaatctgaattcagaaatatattgacatgaaattcaaataaaatagaagtTATAAAATGAGTCTATGAACCATACTTGAGTTGTTGTTTTCTGCTTACCTGTTTCTACATCAGAAATATCTATCACCAGGTCCTCTGAGGCTGAGGCTAACATTTTACCATCATAACTAAAACTCAATGTTCTAACCGGCCACTCTAACCTACAATCATAGTGTATATGATAATGCGATCCTTTACATAAGACAATATACATATAGATTTTACAATGTGATATACATGTTCATATCTCTAAtcataaattttctttttttttaataaatttttcatttgaaaattcattGAGATTTGTATTAATATCAGACTTCAAATAATATGATTGTTGAATATGTTttcttcatgaaattttgatCAATATACAAAGatattaaaaagtgttttttgtagattcaaaaataattgttcATTCAAATAATGGGATCATGCATGAGTTGTGTACCTTTGCAAAAAGACATTTTAGTATACCATTTCAGAGATTAAAACAGAAATCTTTTATTACACACCTATCATATATTGAGGATAATGAAGATTAGACAGTTCaagaaaaaacagaaataaataagCAAAGAATTAGACAGAAATCAAATTATCTGTCTAACAattctatcaaaataaaatatgatgaatAGTATTttaatttctctaattctttgtcaatttatccctttttgcacccattgtataaaaataatttaatcaaagtgtggtttgtttgattttagTTCTTCATTGGCTAAAATCCGAATATTGACGTCGAAATTTCTTGCTTTCCTTTGAATGTCCTATTGTGAtggcatgaaaaaaggcgaccatgcctgatgaagtcacatagaaaaacacagctttttgcagatcattcgaaaagaaggAAGACGTTTGCCTgcatattgtttgaaaatcattagagaaacagattcaaCCACCAAATCTcttgtaatacgatatttatccactctcgaaagttaaattttaaatatttaaaattttactgtcTCCAGTAGATAAATATCATATTACACtagatgcagtggtagaatctatatttaaatcatacttctattgttcattaaaaattaaaaaaaaaaattaaaaaaataataaatacaaatattatacaaatattgataaatgttttaaaaactagaaACCAATATTTACCTGGCAAAAGTTCTAACACAGACGAGTTCTCCTACATCCCAGAGACTACACAGAGCATCTGCACTTCCTGTGGCGAAGTATTTACCCATGGGATCAAACTCTATACAGATACAGTTTGCAGGGTGGCCATGTAGTACGTGCTGCATCTTTAGTTCTGGAtaactgtatataaaaaataacttctgtcatttcaaaaatgttttatgatgcttttaattaaataatgaaaaaaatgcattcaaatctgtttcgttaaaataaaaactttcataaacaaatttatggctttttaaatatgattacCTGCAGAGCTTGAGTTATAAATACACACTTAATCAACCTCTTACCTCATTATATGAATGTTTCCTTGACCACTCGTTAAGAAAAACAAGTCTCCATCATTGTTCCAAGAGATTTCgttgatttcaaatttaaactGTTCTTCAGCTTTCGATCTGTGACTTCGTACATCTATAAATGTTAtcagatcttctttgtttccaACTGCTATTGTGGTGCCATCTGGTGACCAGCAAATATTAATGTTTTCACCTGCAATGTtaagacatacatgtagtacaataaaaataagataaacaatCCATCCtttgaactaaatactgatcATTCTACAGGTACACACGTATAAAGGTCTTTCATGACTTcagaaaatgaattttaaatctAAACTTGAATTAGCTCAATCAGTTCGACGGACTTTCGGAAATAAAGTGTTTATGATCAATTGATTAGTCATGATAGTTAACCATCTAATCAAGCAAATTTTAGCTATGTAATTAGAACTTCAAATATTAAATAGGGTTTTACTTGTTCAGCTGTTCATACTTGATTTGATTATTatcatttattgtttaagaACCTGAAAACTAATATCTTGACTCAAAATAATCCTTACATCTATACATTTGTCtagtttatatgtataaaacctatccacattttttaaatctgtCACTTTTCTCATGTTCTGATAATATATGTCATACCTTTTGTGTTCACTGTAGCAACAGCCTTATTTGTTCTAGCATCCCAGATTCTGACAGTTTTATCTCCACTGGCTGTTACTAGTTGATCTGGATTCTTAGGGTGCCAGCATAGCTGGTCTACACTATCACCATGACCTCTGAAGGTCAAATCTTTACTCTatcaaaaaataacatgtaatATTATAAACTTGTGtactatgttttatattaaatagtaaatgtttatttatattgttgtaagctcccttttgatttttataagttttagattttacataaaaatactTCCCAgttaaaaaatcatgaaaattgtattcataaactagaggctctaaagagcctgtgtcgctcaccttggtctatgtgcatatcaaacaatggacacagataaattcatgacaaaattgtgttttggtgatgatgtGTTTTTAGATCTTtaattactgaacattcttgtttctacaattatctctatctataatgaacttggccaaataattacagtggaaaatattttctaaaaatttacaaaaattgactataaagggcattAACTCCTTGAGGTATCCACTGaccattttgttcatgttgacttatttgtagatcttacttttctgaacattattgctgtttacagtttatctctatctataataatattcaagatacatgtaaatacatgtaaccaaaatctgcaaaatttccttaaaattactaattctggggcagcaacccaataacagGTTTTCTGATTTGTCTGAataattcagggcagatagatcttgacctaataaacaatttaatcccatgtcagatttgctctaaatgctttggtttcagagttataagccaaaaccagatgctccgcagggcgtagctttatacgaccgcagaggttgaaccctgaacagttggggcaagtatggacacaacattcaagctggattccgctctaaatttggattgtgattaaatagttgacacagcataggtttctgacacagaatgaatgtattcaaatgaacttaaaatttttgttttctcttagagcaattcactatgctgttgaatattaatcctctcaaaaaaatgtttgaagaaattttctttttatttatgaaatttcaaatgagaaaaattgaacccaattttttaatcacatccccctttcccttattccaaaactaattacaattaaaatattctaatggagtttgcaacaattactactcatttaaatacatcataaaatattaagatgtaaaaaaactgcttgttatcactgaatggtaaagattatttaaatttatcagttggtagtaaaaagtgaatatacattgtatattgtatataacaaagatttaagttgattctggacaaagaaagataactccaattaaaaaaaattcttgcagatatttcttgcttactatactggacaaagaaagataactcttaattaaaaaaaatttgcaatttcacaatattgtgaaattagatatttcttgccattgcacaatactgtgcaattgaaaagacttgctattgcacaatacttaatataataattttagatcctgatttggaccaacttgaaaactgggcccataatcaaaaatctaagtacatgtttagattcagcatatcaaagaggcccaagaatttaatttttgttaaaatcaaacttagtttaattttggaccctttgcactttaatttagaccaattttaaaactggaccaaaaattaagaatctacatacacagttagatttggcatatcaaagaaccccaattattcaatttttgatgaaatcaaacaatgtttaattttggaccccgatttgggccaacttgaaaactgggccaataatcaaaaatctaagtacatttttagattcagcatatcaaagaaccccaaggtttcaatttttgttaaaatcaaacttagtttaattttggaccctttggaccttaatgtagaccaatttgaaaacgggaccaaaaattaagaacctgcatacacagttagattcggcatattaaagaaccccaattattcaattttgatgaaatcaaacaaagtttaattttggaccctttgggcccctttttccttaactgttgggaccaaaactctcaaaatcaataccaaccttccttttgtggtcataaacattgtgtttaaatttcattgatttctatttactttaactaaagttatagtgcgaaaaccaagaataatgcttatttgggcccttttttggcccctaattcctaaactgttgaaaccaaaactcccaaaatcaatcccaacctttcttttgtggtcataaagcttgtgtcaaaatttcatatatttctatttacttaaactaaagttatagtgcgaaaaccaagaaaatgcttatttgggccctttttggcccctaattcctaaaatgttgggacc
Above is a window of Mytilus trossulus isolate FHL-02 chromosome 4, PNRI_Mtr1.1.1.hap1, whole genome shotgun sequence DNA encoding:
- the LOC134715839 gene encoding THO complex subunit 3-like, translated to MASFHETTRKYFNSNNRIRELQAHSAKVHSVAWNSDGKRLASGSYDKTVNVFVLDRERMSKDLTFRGHGDSVDQLCWHPKNPDQLVTASGDKTVRIWDARTNKAVATVNTKGENINICWSPDGTTIAVGNKEDLITFIDVRSHRSKAEEQFKFEINEISWNNDGDLFFLTSGQGNIHIMSYPELKMQHVLHGHPANCICIEFDPMGKYFATGSADALCSLWDVGELVCVRTFARLEWPVRTLSFSYDGKMLASASEDLVIDISDVETGEKVTEVTCETPTFTVAWHPKRYLLAYACDDKYERDQRDRDRDVGTVRVFGFPSD